One window from the genome of Desertifilum tharense IPPAS B-1220 encodes:
- a CDS encoding PAS domain S-box protein, with protein sequence MTETPQDCLIHDLVEATSGLLQNPDATAAISQALKKIGLALKASHVLLYQLENEQIHQRTAWVAPEPVTSARAGSDSFPFGPQWRDRLFAPKGAHPLIEPSPSGEAQTAWIVPIQVDDSPWGCLRLLWGSAAETPRGGEVCQSAIALLACLGSAIARRQQEVPLRESEERYRGIIESQQDLIIRLDLQGHFTFVNDAYCHFFGKRREELLGCIFLTLIHDEDLLKTLKTIEILQAPPYRLSLEQRVITAQGDRWIGWEKYAIRNPHGQVVEIQAVGRDITRAKLAEMRLSRLNEELEFKVQERTQELAQTNWQLRRERTELRRTEAALRETNEALEVLIDSSPAAIITLDREGRVKTWNHAAQDIFGWTQAEVLAKPLPIVPPELTQQGEDLFNQALQGEVFKNLELPRQRQDGSVIDVTLSTAPLKNEQGEIVGVMGVLTDITTRKQAELALQQLLQRERLLRSMQERIRRSLNLDEILETTVQEVRHSLQAERVLIYQIQGETSGAVVVESASLGASQSQSYEVLLPRIYHLHSDYGSPVWTINDIYQAGLTPAQIACLEQLQVKAKLVAPLWIGDASASENSSGNRLWGLLMVHQCSTPRTWQMMEIDLLEQLAQRVAIAIQQSELYHNIQTLNLTLERQVQERTAQLQRALQFEAMLKRIADKVRDSLDENQIMQAAVAELALGLQVSGCNASLYDLQERTSTIYYEYAEGIPASLGRVAHLDKFRELYDQLLHGQYCQFCSIEPSPVRGRVAMLACPIFDDQGVLGDLWLVHQMDYAFSELEVRLVQQVANQCAIALRQAHLYQASQAQVQELQKLDRLKDEFMSSVQHELRTPMTNMKVALQMLKIELSRAGLVDRGAAVAPSKVEHYLKILQDEWQRELRLINDLLEWQRLDRNHAPLNLEPLALELCLSQAVERFQERATHRNQTLHLEQTSHLPLVYTEPETLEGIISELLTNACKYTPPGERIAIAAVQKPQALEIRVTNFGVEIPENERSRIFERFYRIPDADPAQQGGTGLGLALVQKRVERLGGTIKVESHNQQTCFSVSLRL encoded by the coding sequence ATGACGGAAACCCCGCAGGATTGCCTCATTCACGATCTGGTTGAAGCCACCTCTGGGTTGCTCCAAAACCCTGATGCGACTGCTGCTATTTCTCAAGCCTTAAAGAAGATTGGCTTGGCTTTAAAGGCGAGTCACGTCCTGCTCTATCAGCTAGAGAACGAGCAAATTCATCAGCGTACCGCTTGGGTTGCCCCCGAACCCGTCACTTCAGCCCGTGCTGGGTCGGATTCATTCCCCTTTGGCCCGCAATGGCGCGATCGCCTGTTTGCTCCCAAGGGCGCTCATCCCCTAATAGAACCCTCACCATCAGGGGAGGCTCAAACTGCTTGGATCGTCCCCATTCAAGTAGACGATTCCCCTTGGGGGTGCCTGCGCTTGTTGTGGGGAAGCGCGGCTGAAACTCCCCGTGGGGGCGAGGTTTGCCAAAGCGCGATCGCCCTTTTAGCCTGTTTGGGAAGCGCGATCGCCCGCCGCCAGCAGGAAGTCCCCCTGCGCGAGAGCGAGGAACGCTACCGAGGCATTATTGAATCTCAACAAGACCTAATTATTCGCCTCGATCTTCAAGGTCACTTTACCTTTGTCAATGACGCCTACTGTCATTTTTTTGGGAAACGCCGGGAAGAACTGCTCGGTTGCATCTTCCTGACGCTGATCCATGACGAAGATTTGCTCAAAACCCTAAAAACGATTGAAATTCTTCAGGCTCCACCTTATCGCCTCAGTTTAGAGCAACGCGTGATTACCGCTCAGGGCGATCGCTGGATTGGTTGGGAAAAATACGCCATTCGCAACCCCCACGGTCAAGTGGTCGAAATTCAAGCGGTTGGACGCGACATTACCCGCGCGAAACTGGCAGAAATGCGACTGTCGCGCCTGAATGAAGAATTGGAATTCAAAGTTCAAGAACGCACCCAAGAACTGGCTCAAACCAATTGGCAACTGCGCCGCGAACGTACCGAACTGCGACGCACCGAAGCCGCCTTGCGCGAAACTAATGAAGCCTTAGAAGTGTTAATTGACTCTTCCCCGGCCGCTATTATTACCCTAGACCGCGAAGGACGGGTGAAAACCTGGAATCACGCCGCCCAAGATATTTTTGGCTGGACGCAAGCGGAAGTCTTGGCTAAACCTTTACCCATTGTCCCCCCGGAGTTGACCCAACAAGGAGAAGACCTTTTCAATCAAGCCTTACAGGGAGAAGTGTTTAAAAATTTAGAATTACCCCGACAGCGCCAAGATGGGTCTGTCATTGATGTCACCCTCTCCACGGCTCCTTTAAAGAACGAGCAAGGTGAGATTGTTGGCGTGATGGGGGTGTTAACCGATATTACCACCCGCAAACAGGCAGAACTGGCGCTTCAGCAACTGTTGCAGCGCGAACGCCTATTAAGATCGATGCAAGAGCGGATTCGGCGATCGCTCAATTTAGATGAAATTTTAGAAACCACCGTGCAAGAGGTGCGCCACTCGCTGCAAGCCGAACGGGTGCTAATTTATCAGATTCAAGGAGAAACGAGCGGTGCAGTGGTTGTGGAATCTGCGAGTTTGGGAGCCTCTCAATCTCAAAGCTACGAAGTTTTATTGCCCCGAATTTACCACTTGCACTCCGATTATGGCAGTCCAGTTTGGACGATTAACGATATTTATCAGGCGGGGTTAACGCCCGCACAGATCGCCTGTCTAGAACAATTGCAGGTGAAAGCCAAACTTGTCGCGCCGTTATGGATCGGCGATGCGTCGGCGTCGGAGAATTCTTCCGGAAATCGGCTTTGGGGACTGTTGATGGTTCATCAATGCAGCACTCCGAGAACCTGGCAAATGATGGAAATTGATTTGCTCGAACAACTCGCCCAACGGGTGGCGATCGCCATTCAACAATCGGAACTTTACCACAATATTCAAACCCTCAATCTCACCCTAGAGCGTCAAGTCCAAGAACGCACCGCCCAGTTGCAACGCGCCCTCCAGTTTGAAGCCATGCTCAAACGGATCGCCGATAAGGTTCGCGACTCCCTAGACGAAAATCAGATTATGCAAGCCGCCGTCGCCGAACTCGCCCTGGGATTGCAAGTCAGCGGTTGCAATGCCTCGCTCTACGATCTGCAAGAACGGACTTCAACCATTTACTACGAATATGCTGAGGGCATTCCCGCCTCTTTGGGGCGAGTCGCTCATCTCGATAAGTTTCGCGAACTTTACGATCAATTGTTGCACGGTCAGTATTGCCAATTTTGTTCGATCGAACCTAGCCCCGTTCGGGGGCGAGTGGCGATGCTGGCGTGTCCAATTTTTGACGATCAAGGGGTGTTGGGCGATTTGTGGTTGGTGCATCAAATGGATTATGCGTTTAGCGAGCTAGAGGTGCGCCTCGTGCAACAGGTGGCCAACCAATGCGCGATCGCCCTACGCCAAGCCCATCTCTACCAAGCCTCGCAAGCACAGGTACAAGAGTTGCAAAAACTCGATCGCCTCAAAGACGAGTTTATGAGCAGCGTGCAGCATGAGTTACGCACCCCCATGACGAATATGAAGGTGGCGCTGCAAATGCTCAAGATTGAGCTATCGCGGGCGGGTTTAGTCGATCGGGGGGCAGCCGTTGCACCCAGTAAAGTTGAACATTATCTCAAAATTCTCCAAGATGAATGGCAGCGGGAATTGAGGCTCATTAACGACTTGCTGGAATGGCAACGCCTCGATCGCAATCATGCGCCTTTAAACTTAGAACCCTTGGCTTTAGAGTTGTGTTTATCTCAAGCCGTAGAACGCTTTCAGGAACGGGCAACCCATCGCAACCAGACGCTACACCTCGAACAGACATCCCACCTGCCGCTCGTGTATACCGAACCGGAAACCCTAGAAGGCATTATCAGCGAACTGTTAACCAATGCCTGTAAATATACGCCACCGGGGGAGCGAATCGCGATCGCCGCTGTGCAAAAACCCCAAGCCCTAGAAATTCGCGTCACCAATTTTGGGGTTGAAATTCCAGAGAACGAGCGATCGCGGATTTTTGAGCGATTCTACCGCATTCCCGACGCCGATCCAGCCCAACAAGGCGGTACGGGCTTAGGATTAGCCCTCGTCCAAAAACGGGTAGAGCGTCTAGGCGGTACGATTAAAGTAGAAAGTCACAATCAGCAAACTTGCTTTAGCGTATCTCTCCGGTTATAA
- a CDS encoding transglycosylase SLT domain-containing protein — protein MFNPSPQTQLKLAPPLAASSMIPELVQRLPQDRAAQLQAIAQDTQSSDRPRARLLLASDLLAQQQPDAALALLEGLERDYSLLASYILYRRAQAYEMKGDRTQAQSTWEELLNRHSREPIVVEALYALGQQNPQYWNRAVEEFPAYPRTVDIALAQLKQNPNQLPLLLLVARHGLHKSEYPEILSRLILQYRDQLAPEDWEAIAFGYWERQAYAEAGEAYLKAPSTARNAYRAARGLQLGDKNEAARNAYRRFVSEFPDASETPQGLIHLATLSESQYAIGYLDTVIKKFPNKAAEALLEKARVLEGLANYQSAHQARTSILSQYSNSETAAQMRWGVARKRAESNDIAGAWEWARQVTTENPDSDLAPEAAFWVGKWAQKLGRQADADAAFEYVLSRYPETYYAWRSAVFLGWNVGDFNSVRKINPNIDRLPLRPALPVGSETLRELFLIGQDAEAWALWQVEFENPMQPSVAEQFTDGLMRLGVGDHIDALFMVDSLKWRDDPEEKSQVEILRQQPAFWHALYPFPYLEPILNWSGERQLNPLLVVALIRQESRFMPQIKSVVGATGLMQIMPETGEWVAERINLKSYQLEKPEDNIKMGTWYLDFTHSEYNNNSLLAVASYNAGPGNVSRWVERMGLRDPDDFVEKIPFPETKGYVKSVFGNYWNYLRLYDPQIGEKLAQVSGGRSPKAAGMNGSHPSKN, from the coding sequence ATGTTTAACCCATCTCCTCAGACCCAGCTAAAACTAGCGCCGCCCTTAGCTGCCTCCTCAATGATTCCTGAGTTGGTGCAGCGCTTGCCCCAGGATCGAGCCGCTCAGTTACAAGCGATCGCCCAAGATACGCAATCGAGCGATCGCCCCCGCGCCCGCCTGCTGCTTGCCTCAGATTTACTAGCCCAGCAGCAACCCGACGCGGCCTTAGCCTTACTCGAAGGTCTAGAGCGAGACTACAGCCTGCTCGCTTCCTACATCCTCTATCGGCGCGCCCAAGCTTACGAAATGAAGGGCGATCGCACTCAAGCCCAATCCACCTGGGAAGAACTCCTCAATCGCCATAGTCGAGAACCGATTGTAGTTGAAGCCCTCTACGCCCTCGGTCAACAAAATCCGCAATATTGGAACCGCGCCGTTGAAGAATTTCCCGCCTACCCGCGCACCGTTGACATTGCCCTCGCTCAACTCAAACAAAATCCCAACCAACTCCCATTACTGTTGTTGGTTGCCCGACATGGGCTGCACAAAAGCGAATACCCCGAAATCCTCAGCCGCCTGATCCTTCAGTATCGCGACCAACTCGCCCCGGAAGACTGGGAAGCGATCGCCTTTGGTTACTGGGAGCGCCAAGCCTACGCGGAAGCCGGAGAAGCCTACCTCAAAGCCCCCTCCACCGCCCGCAACGCCTACCGAGCCGCGAGAGGCTTGCAACTGGGCGATAAAAATGAAGCCGCCCGCAACGCTTACCGCCGATTTGTCAGCGAGTTTCCCGACGCCTCCGAAACGCCGCAAGGTCTGATCCACCTCGCCACGCTTTCAGAATCCCAGTACGCCATTGGCTACCTCGATACCGTCATTAAGAAATTTCCCAACAAAGCCGCCGAAGCGCTCCTAGAGAAAGCTCGCGTGCTGGAGGGATTGGCTAACTATCAATCCGCCCATCAAGCTAGAACCTCCATCTTAAGCCAGTACAGCAACTCAGAAACCGCCGCTCAAATGCGCTGGGGGGTGGCTCGCAAGCGAGCTGAATCTAATGATATTGCGGGCGCTTGGGAATGGGCCCGCCAAGTCACTACCGAAAACCCCGATAGCGATCTGGCTCCGGAAGCCGCCTTTTGGGTGGGCAAATGGGCGCAAAAACTCGGACGACAAGCCGATGCAGACGCCGCCTTTGAATATGTCCTCAGTCGCTATCCCGAAACCTACTATGCTTGGCGCTCTGCGGTTTTCCTAGGCTGGAATGTGGGCGATTTTAACTCGGTGCGGAAAATTAACCCCAATATTGACCGCTTGCCCTTGCGTCCCGCCTTACCCGTCGGCTCCGAAACCCTCAGAGAGCTATTTCTGATTGGACAAGATGCCGAAGCCTGGGCGCTGTGGCAAGTGGAATTTGAAAACCCAATGCAACCGAGCGTTGCCGAACAGTTTACCGATGGCTTAATGCGCCTAGGGGTTGGCGATCATATTGATGCCCTGTTTATGGTGGATAGTCTGAAGTGGCGCGATGATCCAGAAGAGAAATCCCAGGTGGAAATTCTGCGCCAACAGCCTGCTTTCTGGCACGCGTTGTACCCCTTCCCCTATCTCGAACCGATTTTAAACTGGTCTGGAGAGCGTCAACTCAATCCGTTATTGGTGGTGGCGTTGATTCGTCAAGAATCGCGATTTATGCCGCAAATTAAATCGGTGGTGGGCGCAACGGGACTGATGCAGATTATGCCAGAAACCGGCGAATGGGTGGCCGAACGCATCAATCTGAAAAGTTATCAGCTCGAAAAGCCAGAAGACAATATCAAGATGGGAACTTGGTATTTAGATTTTACCCATTCGGAATACAACAATAACTCGCTGTTAGCCGTTGCCAGCTACAATGCTGGACCGGGTAATGTGTCCCGCTGGGTGGAACGCATGGGATTGAGAGATCCCGATGACTTTGTAGAAAAAATTCCCTTTCCAGAAACCAAGGGCTACGTGAAGTCAGTTTTTGGCAATTACTGGAACTATTTGCGCCTGTACGATCCTCAAATTGGCGAGAAACTGGCTCAGGTTTCTGGCGGTCGCTCGCCGAAAGCGGCGGGTATGAATGGTTCGCATCCGTCGAAAAACTAA
- a CDS encoding RNA-guided endonuclease TnpB family protein → MILGFKTELKLNHQQRTQLVKHCGVARHAWNWGLALTQNILKHNQAHPHDKIKFPTAVDLHKWLVVMVKPECPWYYEVSKCAPQYALRQLSEAWKQAFKKLKKPPKFKKKGTADSFTVDGSLAVEQDRVKVPVIGWLKTYERLPVEQKPKSFTISRTADRWFVSWKIEIEPTHEPKPVSVVGVDLGVKALATLSTGEVFEGAKSYRKYEKKLARLQWLNRHKVKGSNNWKKAQIQIARLHRQIANIRKDTLHKLTSYLAKNHSKIGIEDLNVRGMLANHKLAKAIADMGFYEFRRQLEYKCELYGSQLVVVDRWFASSKTCSNCGTKKETLSLAQRVFHCQCCGLEIDRDLNASINLEKAVS, encoded by the coding sequence ATGATTTTAGGGTTTAAAACCGAGTTAAAACTCAACCACCAACAGCGAACGCAGCTAGTCAAGCATTGTGGGGTCGCCAGACACGCTTGGAACTGGGGATTAGCACTGACTCAAAACATCCTTAAACACAATCAAGCTCATCCACACGACAAGATTAAATTCCCAACGGCGGTTGACCTTCACAAGTGGCTAGTGGTTATGGTTAAGCCGGAATGCCCCTGGTATTACGAAGTCAGTAAATGCGCCCCTCAGTATGCCTTGAGGCAGTTATCAGAAGCTTGGAAGCAAGCGTTCAAGAAGCTCAAGAAACCGCCCAAGTTCAAGAAAAAAGGAACTGCTGACAGTTTCACTGTTGATGGTTCATTGGCTGTAGAACAGGATCGAGTTAAAGTTCCTGTAATTGGCTGGCTCAAGACTTATGAGCGTTTACCCGTTGAGCAAAAGCCTAAATCTTTCACAATCAGCCGTACAGCCGATAGATGGTTTGTGAGTTGGAAGATTGAGATTGAGCCAACCCATGAACCTAAACCCGTATCGGTTGTGGGTGTTGACCTTGGCGTCAAAGCACTAGCTACGCTATCGACAGGTGAGGTGTTTGAAGGTGCTAAGAGTTACCGCAAATACGAGAAAAAACTTGCTCGGTTGCAATGGCTTAATCGCCACAAGGTCAAAGGCTCTAACAACTGGAAAAAAGCTCAAATTCAGATAGCGCGACTCCATCGTCAGATTGCTAACATCCGTAAAGATACGTTACACAAATTGACATCTTACCTTGCTAAGAACCACAGCAAGATCGGGATTGAAGATTTAAACGTTCGCGGAATGCTGGCCAATCACAAGCTAGCTAAGGCGATTGCCGATATGGGATTTTACGAGTTCCGTAGGCAGCTTGAGTACAAGTGTGAACTCTATGGTTCTCAATTAGTTGTAGTTGACCGATGGTTTGCTAGCAGCAAGACTTGCTCTAATTGTGGAACCAAAAAAGAAACACTCTCCCTAGCTCAAAGAGTGTTCCATTGTCAGTGCTGTGGTCTTGAAATCGACCGCGACTTGAACGCCTCCATTAATTTGGAGAAAGCCGTCAGTTAG